A segment of the Streptomyces pactum genome:
GCGAGCCGTTCCGCCAGCTCTTCGACATCCATCAGCGCCTTGTCCAGGGCCTCCTGCGCCCGGGCCGCCGCGGCGGCGGACCGCTCGGCCTCCCCGGCGGCCCCCCGGGCCTGTCCCGCGAGGCGCCCCAACTGCTGGGCGACGGCCGACTTCTCCCGGTCGGCGGTCCGGCGCCGCTCCCCCAGCTCCTCGACGAGCGCGGCGCACTCCCGTCGACGTGCGACGGCCGCGTCCTGCGCCTCGGCGAGCTCCTCGCACCGCACACCCAGCTCCTCCAGCTCGGCGGCGGCCTCGTCCACGGAGGCCTGCACCTCCAGGAGGCTGGGCGCCCCGGCGGACCCGCCCTGCGCGAAGTGGGCGCCCAGCAGGTCGCCCTCGGCGGTGACGGCGGTCAGTCCGGGCCGGGCGTAGACGAGGTCCTCGGCGTCCTCCAGGGTGGCGACCACGACGATCCCGCGCAGCAACCGCCGTACGGCGGGCATCAGGTCGGCGGGACCGCGGACGAGGTCGGCGGCGTACGGCGGCCCCTCGTGCCGCGCTTGTTCCGGTACGGCGTCGGGGGCGCCGGCGAGCAGCAGGGCGGCCCGGCCGGCGTCCTGCTTGCGCAGCAGGCGGATGGCGTCGGCGGCGGCCGCCGGGGACGTCACCGCGAGGGCGTCGGCGGCGGCGCCGAAGGCCGTGGCAAGGGCGGCTTCGTGGCCGGGCGTCACGGTGAGCAGCCCGGCGGCCGGACCGAGCAGGCCGGTGAGCCGGTCCTTCGCCGCGAGCAGGGCGCCGGTGCCGTCCTTGCGGCGCAGTCCGAGCGCGAGGGCCTCGTGGCGGGCCTGGGTCGCGGCTCGCGCGCGTTCCGTCGCGGTGGCCGCCTCACGGGCGGCGCTCAGGGCGGCCTCCGCCTCGGCCGACCGCCGTTTGGCGGCCTCGTGCCGCTCGCCGAGCTCCTGGTCGCCTGCGTCCAGGCCGTCGACCTCCGCCTGGAGGGCCTCGTACTCCTCCTGGGCGGCGGCGGCCCGCTCCCGCGCCTCGTCCCGCGCCTCGGCCAGCCGCTCGATCTCGGCCTGGGCCGAGGCGGCGCGGGAGCGGGCGGCGCCGACCTGGCCGCTGAGCCGGGCCAGCCCCTCACGGCGGTCGGCGATGGCGCGGGCGGCGTCCTTGAGACGGCGCTCCTCCAGGGCCAGTTCGCGTTCGAGGCCGGCACGGTGGGCGACCGTGTCCTCCAGAGCGTGCTCGGCCGCCTCAAGGGCCGCCTCGAGTTCCGCCTCCTGTTCGCGGACGCGGGCGGCCTCGCGCTCCAGCTCCTCCGGGTCGCGGCCGCGCCGTTCCTCGGGGGGCGTGGAGGTGGCGCTCTTCACCCGGGCGTCGGCCAGCGAGATGGTGCCGCGCACCCGTTCGGCGAGCTGGGACAGCTCGTACCAGGTCTGCTGGGCGCGCTGGAGGCGCGGGGCGAGCCGGCGCACCTCGTCCTCCAGGTCCGCCTCACGGCGCAGCGCCCGGCCCAGCTCCTGCTCGGCGGCGTCCTTGCGTTCCTTGAGCGCGGCCTCGTCGGCGATCTCGGCCTGCAGCGCCTCGCGCAGCCGTACGAGGTCGTCGGCGAGGAGCCTGAGCCGCGCGTCCCTGAGGTCGGCCTGGATGACGGCGGCCCGTCGCGCGACCGCGGCCTGGCGGCCGAGCGGCTTGAGCTGGCGCCGCAGCTCGTCGGTGAGGTCCTGCACGCGCGCGAGGTTGGCCTGCATCGCGTCCAGTTTCCTGAGCGCCTTCTCCTTGCGCTTGCGGTGCTTGAGGACGCCCGCGGCTTCCTCGATGAAGGCGCGGCGCCCCATCGGGTCGGCGTGCAGGACGGAGTCGAGCTGGCCCTGGCCGACGATGACGTGCATCTCGCGGCCGATGCCGGAGTCGGAGAGCAGTTCCTGGATGTCGAGGAGGCGGCAGGTGTCGCCGTTGATCTGGTACTCGCTGCCGCCGTTGCGGAACATGATCCGCGTGATGGTGACCTCGGCGTACTCGATGGGCAGGGCCCCGTCGGAGTTGTCGATGGTCAGGGACACCTCGGCCCGGCCGAGCGGCGGGCGGCCGGTGGTGCCGGCGAAGATGACGTCCTCCATCTTGCCGCCGCGCAGCGACTTGGCGCCCTGCTCGCCCATGACCCAACTGAGCGCGTCGACGACGTTGGACTTGCCCGAACCGTTCGGACCGACGACGCAGGTGATGCCCGGCTCGAACCGGAGCGTGGTCGCCGAGGCGAACGACTTGAACCCGCGGAGGGTCAGGGCCTTCAGGTGCACGCCGTCGGACTCTACCTTTCACGCGTGTCTCACTCCATGAACCGGTGAACCGCCGCGGTTTCACCGGTGAACGCGCAGGGCACATCAGACGTTGAAGAGGGTGAAAGGATGCGCGGGGGAGGACCGGGCGGGCCCGACGGCCGAGACGGGGGCAGGAAAGAAAGAAGGGACGCCGAAGCGTCCCTTGCAGACTCTGACACCTGAGCGGTTGTACGGGCGGGCCCGACCACTGCCGTGCCGTCGTGGAGCGATGCAGTGATCAGGTGAGCGCAGGCTCCGCCTGGTGTGCGTCAACGCTCTCCATGCTCTCCATGATCCTGTCGTGAGAAGCGGCAGCCGCCAGCGCTTCGTTCTCCGCCTGGATCCGTCCGAGCTCGGATTCCAGGTCCTGGACGCGCTGCTGGAGCCGTCGCATCTCGGCGAGGAGTCGAGGGTCGGAGCCGCCGACGTAACCGAGAAGCGCCTTTGCCATGATGGATGGTCCTCCACAATGAGTGACCGACCGAAGCGGTGTGGGTCGTGAGGGATTCGCACCCGCGGTGCTTGGCACTATGGAGTTTTTTCTGCCGTTCAACCATGCCAAACAGCTAAGGTGCGCGGGGCTTTCAGCGTCTCACCAAAAAGTTTGACGGTCAACACGATCACGCCCCGTATGGGCGGGCGCCCGGTGGCTCGCGGCCTGGAAACGGCGACGCGGCGACTCCTGCGGGCCCCGGGGGGCGTGGCGATCATCCTGCGTGCGGAGCCTGCCATGACACGTCGTTCTTGGCAACCACCTGCCCGTTTCCACCCCGGGCGCCTCTCCCCGCGGGGTCGTGCCGGGCGCCGGACGCCCTCCGTGGGGTCCGGCGTCAGCGGATGGCGAAGCCCTCGTAGCCCCCGCGGGGTGTGTCCCAGATCTCGGTGACACCGTCCACGCGTCCGGGCGTGTCGTCACCGTGCAGCCAGGCGAGCAGGTCCTCGCAGCGCTCGCGCGGGCCCTCCGCGACGACCTGGACGCGTCCGTCGGCCAGATTGAGAGCAAAACCACTCATCCCGCCGAGCTCCAGCGCCCTGGCCCGCGTGAACCAGCGGAAACCCACACCCTGAACCTGCCCGCGCACCCACGCGACCAGCCGCACATCCTCGCTCATGACTGCAACCTAACCAGTCAATGTCTCGCCGGACACTTCACCCCCTGGCGCCATGCGGTACCGTCCCCACCCAATGAATCTCATCTGAAACTCACTCGATCGTGTGAGTTCGGTGTTGATCGTGAGGACACGTCGGCCGCGAGGAGTCGACCGCGAGGACACGTCCTGCGCGAGGACGAGGAAGGCCAGAACATGGGACGCCACCGACGCTCCGCCGCCGGCCGCGCCGCCACGGGCCGCGCCGCGGGGAGCCACCAGCCGGACGGCACGACGGGACGGGGTCGCGATCCGCAGGTCCCGGACGTGGGCGACCGCCCCACGATGGGGATCGCGCCCTACCTGAACCCCGAGGCGTACGCCGAGGCCCGCGCGAAGAGCGACGCCTACCTGTTCGCGCCGGACGACCCGGACGGCGGCGGGGGCGACGGCCACCCGCAGGCCGGCCGCACGGTCCCCTTCCCGAGCGACGGGTTCACCCCCGCCGACGGTCCACAGCGCGCGGGCACGCACCGCCGCCGCAAGAAGAAGGGCGTCACCCCGGTCCGCACGGGTCTGCTCGGGGTCTCCGCAGCGGTCGCCCTCGGCACGGTGGCGGTGGCCACGGGCACGGTGCCCGGCCTCGACAGCTACCGGATCGGCGGCGGCAGCGGCGGGGGCGACCGGGTGCGGTCCCAGGACGCCCCGACGAACAGCCCGACCGAGCAGGGCGGCACCTCCGGGAGCGCCGACACCGGCCGCGGCGGCGACTCCGCCACGAGCCGCGGCACCGACCGGTCCTCCTCACCCTCCGGGTCCGCCGAGTCCTCCCCTTCCGAGCCCTCCTCCCCGTCGTCCTCCTCCTCGCCCTCCTCCCCTTCACCGTCCTCGGACTCGCCCTCGGTATCGGCGTCGAAGCCCGCCGCCCCGGCCGGGACGCCGTCGAAGACGAAGAAGCCGAAGACGACCCCCAGCACGAAGCCGACGCCCACTCCTTCGCGGCCGGCCACCGAGGAGCCGGAGCGGCCCAGCGCGCCCGCCGGGGCGTCGGAGCAGGCCGTCGCCCAGGCCCAGGTGCTCAAGCTCGTCAACGACGAGCGCGCCAAGGCGGGCTGCAGCCCGGTGGCCGCGAACAGCGCGCTGCGCGAGCTGGCCGAGGACTTCAGCGAGTCCATGGCCGAAGGGGGCTTCTTCGACCACACCGACCCCAGTGGCGCGACCCCCTGGGACCGGGCCGAGGCAGCCGGGATAAGCAACCTCGGCGGCGAGAACATAGCCCGCGGACAGGCCGACGCCCAGGCCGTGATGGACGCCTGGATGGACAGCCCGGGCCACAGGGCCAACATCCTGAACTGCGACTTCCAGACCCTGGGCGTCGGAGTCCACTTCGGCTCCGGTGGCCCGTGGTGGACCCAGAACTTCGGCTACTGAGATAACCGCGGGTCAGAGGACCATGCCCCTCGTGGGCCGTGTCCGGGCCGTCGACGGCGGGCTCCGACCCCCAGCGTGCCCGTACGAGAGGCGTGCCAGGGGCAGCCACGGGGATCACCGGCGGCGTTCCAGCGAACGCGCAGGTCGCCTCCCCGGGAACGCGGGACGCGAGAACACTGGAGCGCTGTGCGCCGCTCAGCGCCATCCGCGACGCAGCGCAGCGCTCACGTACGCTTGACGTATGTCGACCACGCAGGAGCGCACGGAGGAGCAGGACCTCCCGTACGACGTGTTCTCCAGGGCCTGTCCCTCGCGCGTCACCCTTGAGCACGTCACGGGCCGCTGGGGCGCGCTGACGCTCGGTGCGCTGTACGAGGGCTCCTTCCGCTTCAACGAGCTGCGGCGCCGCGTCGACGGCGTCAGCGAGAAGATGCTGGCCCAGACCCTGCAGGCGCTGGAGCGCGACGGCCTGGTGCACCGCGAGGCCCAGCCCACCAACCCGCCCCGCGTGGACTACGAACTCACGGCACCGGGTCGTGAGGTGGCCGGGCGGCTGATCGCGCTCATCCAGTGCCTGGAGGGGCGGATGGACGAGGTACTGGCCTCGCGTGAGCGGTACGACGCGCGGCGGGTACCTACCGTGTGATCCTCGGCGTGCGCTGGCACTTCGGGCAGAAGTAGCTGGATCGGTTCATCCACGGCCGGCGGCGCATCGGCGTGCCGCAGCGCCGGCAGGGCAGGCCCTCACGGCCGTAGGCGTCGAGCGACCGGTCGAAGTAGCCGGACTCGCCGTTGACGTTGACGTAGAGGCTGTCGAAGCTGGTGCCGCCCACGGCGAGGGCCGCGTTCATCACGTCGCGGACGTGGCCGAGGAGCTCGGCGGTTCGGGGGCGGGTGAAGGCCGCGGTGGGGCGTTCGTAGTGCAGGCGGGAGCGCCACAGGGCCTCGTCCGCGTAGATGTTGCCGACGCCGCTGATCAGTGACTGGTCGAGCAGGGCCCGTTTGATCGTGGTGCGCTTGCGGCGCAGCGCCGTGTGGAACGCCTCGTCGTCGAAGAGCGGGTCGAGGGGGTCGCGGGCGATGTGGGCGATGACGTCGGGCAGTCCGTCGGGGGTGGTGTCGTGCAACGACAGGCCGCCGAAGGTGCGCTGGTCGACGAAGCGGAGTTCGGTGGGCAGGGCGTCGGTGAAGCGGACACGGACGCGCAGGTGCTTCTCGGCCGGCGCCTCGTGCGGCTGGACCAGCAACTGGCCGCTCATGCCCAGGTGCGCCAGGATCGCCTGCCCGGTGTCCTCCAGCGGCAGCCACAGGTACTTGCCGCGGCGGCTGGGCGTGCCGATGCGGTGGCCCTCGAGGCGCTGGGCGAAGTCGTCCGGGCCGGCGATGTGACGCCGTACCGCGCGCGGGTGCAGCACCTCGGCGTCCTGGACGGTCCGATGGACGACCCAGCGCTCCAGGCCGCGCCGCACGACCTCTACCTCGGGCAACTCGGGCATGGCATCCCCTCGGGTGGGCCGGTGGACGAACCGAACGCCCGCCCCTGGAGTGGGGCGGGCGTTCGGAACGTGCGATGGATCGGGCGGAGCGGACGGATCAGGCGGAGGCCGACGGGGCGTCGGCGCTCGGCTGTTCCGCCGCTTCGACGGCCGGCTGGGCCGCCGTCACCTTGGCGCGCTCGTCCGCCGCGGCCCGGATGGACCGCCACGCGGATTCCGCGGCCTGCTGCTCCGCCTCCTTCTTGCTGCGGCCGGTGCCGGTGCCGTACGAGACGCCTCCGACGCGGGCGGCAGCAGTGAAGGTCTTCTCGTGGTCCGGGCCGGTCTCCGTGACCAGGTACTCGGGGACGCCGAGCCCTTCGGTCGCGGTGAGTTCCTGGAGGCTGGTCTTCCAGTCCAGGCCGGCGCCGAGGTTCGAGGACTTCTCGATCAGCGGGTCGAACAGGCGGTGCACCAGTTCGGAGGCCGCGTCGAGGCCCTGATCGAGATAGACCGCGCCGATCACCGCTTCGAGGGTGTCGGCGAGGATGGAAGCCTTGTCCCGGCCCCCCGTGCCCTCTTCACCGCGGCCGAGCCGGATGAAGGAGCCGAGTTCGAGCCCGCGGCCCACCTCCGCCAGCGCACGCGAGTTGACCACCGCGGCCCGCAACTTGGCCAGTTGGCCTTCGGGCAGGTCGGGGTGGGTGCGGTACAGCGTGTCCGTGACGACGAGGCCGAGGACGGAGTCACCGAGGAACTCCAGCCGCTCGTTCGTCGGCAGACCGCCGTTCTCGTACGCGTAGGAACGGTGGGTCAAGGCACGCACCAGAAGGGCGGACTCGAGCTGATAGCCGAGCCGCCCTTCCAGAAGCGTGTGGGACGAGGCCTGGGTGTCCGCCTTCTTCTTGGCGGGTGGGTCCGCCTTGGCGTCTTCCGCCTTCTTGGGGACTGACACAGTGCCTCTCACCAGCCGCTCAGACCTCGAGGACCTGGCGCTTGTTGTAAGTGCCGCAAGACGGGCACGCGATGTGCTGCTGCTTGGGCTCGTGGCAGCGCTCGCACGCAACCAGGGTGGGGACCGCAGCCTTCCACTGCGACCGGCGGTGGCGCGTGTTGCTGCGCGACATCTTCCGCTTCGGAACAGCCACGGCTACTTCTCCTGCTTCTCGTCGACGCCAGGTTCGGCGCCGCTCATCTCGTCCTTCTCGCCGTCTCCGAGTGAACCGGCGAGTCCCTGCAAAGCCGCCCAACGAATGTCGACGGCGTCGTGGTGGTGGTCCGGGTCGTCCGCCAGGCGTGCTCCGCACTCGGAGCACAGACCAGGGCAGTCTTCCTGGCACACCGGCTGCATCGGCAGTGCGAGCACCACCGCGTCGCGCAGCACGGGTTCGAGGCCGATCAGTCCGTCCTCGACGAAGAGCCTGTCCTCGTCTTCCTCGGCGTCGTCGGCCGGTTCCGCCGCAGGGCGGCCCCGGTCGTCGGCGTCAGGGTACGAGAACATCTCCTGGAAGTCCGCTTCGAGCTGCTGCTCCAGCGGCTCCAGACACCTTACGCACTCCCCCTCGGCCTTGGCACGGGCGGTGCCCGTGACGAGCACCCCTTCCATGACCGACTCGAGCCGGAGATCGAGTTCCACCGGGGCGCCTTCCGGCACTCCGATGACTCCCTGGATACCGAAGTCCTTGGGAGCGTCGACCGTGCGGGTCAGGCGCTGCAGCGCACCGGGCCTCCGTCCCAGCTCGTGTGTGTCGAACACGAGGGGGTTGCGGTGGTCGAGGCGCGCGTTCAGAACCATTCCTGCTTTCGGTCTTCCTGGTGTGGGGATGCCGCCCTTCGGTGTTCCCGGGCAGCGGCGATCGCGGACGTACACGCGACCGAAGAGCCAGGATACTGGACCATTCGCTCTCGGCCCAATCCGGCCCGGGAGGCGGTGCCCGGACTAGAGACCGCGCCCCTGCTCGTAGGCCCTCAACTGCTCGGCACTGATCATGCTGGTGTCGAACAGGCTGGTCTCGTCGAGCGCCTGCGGAGGCTGCTGGGGCTGCTGGGGCTGGGCATAGCCCTGGCCGGCGTCGTACGCCTGCTGCTGGGCGTCGTAGCCCTGATAGGCGTACGGGTCGGCGGTCTGCTGCTGGTAGCCGTACGGGTCCTGCCCGCCGTCGTAGGTCTGCTGGTAGTCGGCGTACGGATCGGGCTGCTGCTGCGCGTAGCCGTACGCCGGCTGCTGCGCCGGCATCTCCGGAACGGCCGGTGCCGGTACCTGTGCCGCCGCCGGCTGCTGCTCGCCGTACTGCGGCTGGTGCGGCTGCCCGGCGGGGGCGTCGGAGAGGCCGGCCAGGCCGGCGAGGTAGTCCGCGTCGCTGGAGTGCTGGACGGTGGTCATGTCGTCCGCGAGGGCGCCCAGGTCGTCGGTGGCGATGCGGCCGTGCAGCTTCTGGCGGCCCCGGCCGACGGCGTCCAGGGTCTTGGCCAGGACGGCCTCGAAGGCGCCGAGCTTGGTGTCCACGTAGGCGTCGGCGTCGCGGCGCAGGACCTCCGGGTCGTGGCTGCGCTCGGGGGCGTCCTCGTCCTCGTAGCCGTTCTCGTCGAGGCCGGACCCGGTGCCGAGCAGTTTCTCGCGGCCCCGGCCTACGGAGCCGAGGGTCTTGGTGAGGACGACCTCGAAGTTGGCGAGCTTGGAGTCGACGTAGTCGTCGGCCTCGGCGCGGACCTCCTCGGCCTCCTGGCGGGCCTCGGCGAGGATGCGGTCGGCCTCGGCCTGCGAGCGGCGGGCGACCTCGGTGTCGGAGATCAGGGAACCGCGCTCGGCCTGCGCGCTCTCGATGATCCGGTCGGCCTCCTGGCGGGCCTGCGCGACCATCTGCTCGCGGTCCCCGATCAGCTCCTGGGCCTGGGCGAGGGAACCGGGCAGCTCGGCGCGCAGCTCTTCCAGCTTCGAGAGCAGTTCGGCGCGGTTGACCACGCACGAGGCCGACATGGGCATGGCGCGGGCGCCGGAGACCATCGCGGTGATCTCGTCGAGCTTCTTCTGCACGTCCACCGTGTGCTCGCCACTCTCTACAGCTTGTTGGAGACGGACGGGACGACTGTACGACCCCGGGGTGTCCGGGGGACACCGGGTGACGGGTTGTCAGTCTCCGTGGGCTGCGTGGGCTGCGTGGGGTGCGAGCGGGGCGGAGGCGGGGGCGGCCTCAGTCCTGCCTCAGGCGCTCGGAGAGGGCTTCGAGGACCAGCGGGGGCACGAGGTGGGAGACGTCGCCGCCCCAGGTCGCGACTTCTTTGACCAGGGAGGACGACAGGAAGCTGTAGGTGGGGTTGGTGGGGATGAAGAGGGTCTCCACACCCGAGAGGCCGTTGTTCATCTGGGCCATCTGCAGCTCGTAGTCGAAGTCGCTCACCGCGCGCAGACCCTTGACGATGGCCGGGATCTCGCGGTGCTTGCAGAAGTCGACGAGAAGGCCGTGGAAGGACTCCACGCGCACGTTCCCGTACTCGGCGGTGACCTGGCGGATGAGGTCGATCCGCTCCTCGATCTCGAACAGGCCCTTCTTGGCCTGGTTGATCATCACGGCGACGTAGACCTCGTCGTAGAGGCTGGAGGCCCGGGCGATGATGTCGAGATGTCCGTTGGTGATCGGGTCGAACGACCCGGGACAGACGGCGCGGCGCACTTGAGTTCCCTCGCTCTCCGGTCCGGTCATCGTGCGTCTTCGCACGTAGAGGCGGCGCGACCGTACCAAAACGTTCCCTCGCCGTAGCGACGGGACCGGATCGCGTCGAAGCCCCGGGGCCAGCGGAATTCGCCGCCCCTGGTGCTGCGCTCCACGGTGACGAGCGCTTCGCCGGTGAGCCACCCCTCCGTACGGAGTGTGAGCAGGATCTCCCGAAGATCGTCGTCCGAGACGGCGTACGGCGGGTCCAGGAAGACGATGTCGTACGGCTCGGCCGGGGCCGGGGTGCGGACGATCTGTTCCGCTTTGCCCGCCCGGACCTCGGCGCCGGGCAGGCCGAGTGCCCTGACGTTCTCCCGGACCGTACGGGCGGCGCGGGCGTCGGCCTCGACGAGCAGGACGTGTCCGGCGCCCCGGGACAGCGCCTCCAGGCCGACGGCGCCGGAACCGGCGTACAGGTCGAGGACCCGCTCGCCGTCCAGCGGGCCGCCGAGCAGGGACTGCCAGGTGGAGAAGAGTCCCTCGCGCGCACGGTCGGAGGTGGGGCGGGTGCCGGTTCCCTGTGGGACGGCCAGGCGGCGCCCACCGGCTTTGCCGGCGATCACGCGGGTCATCTTGGGTCCTTGGTCGTGGGGTGTGTTCGGTTCAGTCTGGCAGGCGGGGGTGCGGGCTGCCTCGTGTGGAGCGGCGGGTGCGGATCGTCGAGGTGCTCCGTGCGCATCCGGCGGCGCCGCGTCTCGGCACCGCCCCGTGCCCCTGGGCGGCGCTGCCGCTCAACCCTTTTCCAGGTACTGCTCCCGCTCCTCGTCCAAGAGGGCGTCCAGGGCCGTCCGCAGGCCGGGCAGGCCGGTCAGCTCCGGGTCGGCGGCCACCACCGCCGCCGCCTCCGCGCGCGCCTCGGCGATGATCTCCTCGTCCTCGATGACGGCGAGGACGCGCAGGGAGGTGCGGGCGCCGGACTGGGCCTGGCCGAGGACGTCGCCCTCGCGGCGCTGTTCGAGGTCGATGCGGGAGAGCTCGAAGCCGTCGAGGGTGCCGGCGACGGCGTTCAGACGCTGCCGGGCCGCGCTCGCCTCCGGCATCTCGGTGACCAGCAGACACAGGCCGGGGGCGGAGCCTCGGCCGACGCGGCCGCGCAACTGGTGGAGCTGGGAGACGCCGAAGCGGTCGGCGTCCATGATCACCATCGCGGTGGCGTTGGGGACGTTGACGCCGACCTCGATGACGGTCGTGGCGACCAGGACATCCGTCTCCCCCGCGGCGAAGCGGCGCATGACGGCGTCCTTGTCGTCGGGCTGCATACGGCCGTGCAGGATCTCGACCCCGAGGCCCTGGAGCGGGCCTTTCGCAAGGTGCTCCGCGACGTCGACGACGGCCAGCGGGGGCCGCTTGTCCGCGTCGCCCTCGGCGGGCTGCTTGCCGCTCTTCTTCGGGTCGTCGTCCTCGTCACCGATGCGCGGGCAGACGACGTACGCCTGGTGGCCGCCGGAGACCTCCTCGCGGACCCGGTCCCAGGCCCGGGCGAGGAAGTGCGGTTTGTCGGCGGCCGGGACGACATGGCTGGCGATCGGGGACCGGCCGGCCGGGAGCTGGTCCAGTACGGAGGTCTCCAGGTCGCCGAAGACGGTCATGGCGACGGTGCGCGGGATCGGCGTGGCGGTCATGACGAGCAGGTGCGGCGGCTGTTTGCCCTTGCCGCGCAGGGCGTCGCGCTGTTCGACGCCGAAGCGGTGCTGCTCGTCGACGACGACCAGGCCGAGGTCGTGGAACCGCACCTTGTCCTCGATGAGCGCGTGCGTGCCGATGACGATGCCGGCCTCACCGGTGGCCAGGTCCAGCAGGGCGTGACGGCGGGCGGCGGCGCCCATCGAGCCGGTGAGCAGCACCACCTTGGTGGCGTGTTCGGCGCCGCCCAGCATGCCGCCCTCGGCCAGCTCCCCCATCATCTCGACGACCGACCGGTGGTGCTGCTGGGCGAGCACCTCGGTGGGCGCCAGCAGCACGGCCTGCCCGCCCGCGTCCACGACGGCCAGCATGGCGCGCAGGGCGACCATCGTCTTGCCGCTGCCCACCTCCCCCTGGAGCAGCCGGTGCATCGGGTGGTCGGTGGCGAGGTCGTCGAAGATCTCCCGGGAGACCTTGCGCTGGCCGTCGGTGAGCGTGAAGGGGAGGCGGTCGTCGAACGCCGTGAGCAGACCGTCCGGGCTCGGTTTCCTGGGGACGGCGGGGAGTTGGGTCTCGGCGTGGCGGCGGCGGGCGAGGGCGACCTGGAGGACGAAGGCCTCGTCCCACTTCAGGCGGGCGCGGGCGTCCTCGATGTCCGCCTTGGTGTGCGGGCGGTGGATCTTCAGGAGCGCCTCGGGCAGGGAGACCAGGCCCCGGCCCTCGCGCAGGGAGCCGGGAAGGGGGTCGACGGCCTCCTGCGCGCTGGGCAGCACCGTCTGGATCGCCTTGCCGATCTTCCAGGACTCCAGCTTGGCGGTGGCCGGATAGAGGGGGATCAGGGCGCCCGCCCAGGACTCGACGTTGCCGCTGCCGTCCTCGTCGTCACCGCCGCGCAGCAACTCGTACGCCGGATGGGCGAGTTGCAGCCGTCGGTTGAAGACGGAGACCTTGCCCGCGAACATCGCGCGCGTGCCCGGCAGCAGCTCCTTGTGGGGCTTGTGCACCCCGTTGCCGAAGAAGACCAACTGGAGGCGGCCGTGGCCGTCCGTGATGGTCACTTCGAGGCGCTGTCCCTTGCCGCGCGGCGCCTTCGACGAGGCGAACGTGTGCAGGCGGGCGTCGGCGACCTGGGCCACCACCGTGACGTGCTCGTCCATGGGCAGGTCGGCGAGGTGGGTGAGCTGGCCGCGCTCCTCGTATCTGCGGGGGTAGTGGTGGAGGAGGTCGCCGACGGTGTGCAGGCCGAGATGCTCGGCCATCACCTTCGCGGTGGCGGGGCCGAGCACCTTCTTCAGGGGTTCTTGCAGTGCGGGCACGAGATCCATTGCACACCACGCCACTGACAATGGCCCCCCACCTCCCGGGAAACGGGCGGTACCGGCCGCGCTACTCCACGCCGATCAGCAGCGGCGAACCCTGCCGGCCGCCCCGGTAGACCACCGTGTCGACGGCGAGGTACGCCTCGCGGACGCGGGCCTCCAGGTGGGCGATGACGGTCTCGGGGGCGTCGTCGCCGAGGACGAGGGTGACCAGCTCGCCGCCGGCCGCGAGCATGCGGTCCAGGACGGTCGCGGCGACCTCCGTGACGTCCGCGCCGATCACGGCCACATCGCCGTCGACGAGGCCGAGTACGTCACCGGCCTGGCAGATGCCGGCCGTGGTCCACGACTGGCGTTCGGCGACGGTGACCTCGGCGTGGCGGGTGGCGCCGGCCGCGGAGGTCATCGCCACCACGTCCTCGTCGAAGCGCCGCTCCGGCTCGTGCACGGCGAGCGCGGCGATGCCCTGGACGGCGGAGCGGGTCGGGATGAGGGCGACGCGGATGCCTTCGGTGCGGGCCTGCTCGGCCGCCGCCGCGGCGGTGTGGCGCAGCTCGGCGTCGTTGGGCAGCAGGACGACCTCGCGCGCGTGCGCCCGGCGTACGGCCTGGACCAGCTCCCCGCTCGCGGGCGGCTCGCCGGGGCGCGCGAGCACGGTGGTCGCGCCGGCCTCGGTGTAGAGCCCGGCCAGGCCCTCCCCCGGCACGACGGCCACCACGGCCCGCTGGGTGCGCTCCCGGGGCGGGCGCTCGGTTCCGGTGGTGTGCGCGTCGCCGAGCCCGAAGTGGGTGATGCGGATGCGGTACGGCCGCCCTGCCTCGACGCCCGCCTCCACGGCGGCGCCCGCGTCGTCGACGTGTACGTGGACGTTCCACAGTCCGTCGCCACCGACCACGACGAGTGAGTCACCGAGGGCGTCGAGCCGTCGGCGCAGCCGTGCGACGG
Coding sequences within it:
- the mutM gene encoding bifunctional DNA-formamidopyrimidine glycosylase/DNA-(apurinic or apyrimidinic site) lyase; the protein is MPELPEVEVVRRGLERWVVHRTVQDAEVLHPRAVRRHIAGPDDFAQRLEGHRIGTPSRRGKYLWLPLEDTGQAILAHLGMSGQLLVQPHEAPAEKHLRVRVRFTDALPTELRFVDQRTFGGLSLHDTTPDGLPDVIAHIARDPLDPLFDDEAFHTALRRKRTTIKRALLDQSLISGVGNIYADEALWRSRLHYERPTAAFTRPRTAELLGHVRDVMNAALAVGGTSFDSLYVNVNGESGYFDRSLDAYGREGLPCRRCGTPMRRRPWMNRSSYFCPKCQRTPRITR
- the rnc gene encoding ribonuclease III, with product MRGTVSVPKKAEDAKADPPAKKKADTQASSHTLLEGRLGYQLESALLVRALTHRSYAYENGGLPTNERLEFLGDSVLGLVVTDTLYRTHPDLPEGQLAKLRAAVVNSRALAEVGRGLELGSFIRLGRGEEGTGGRDKASILADTLEAVIGAVYLDQGLDAASELVHRLFDPLIEKSSNLGAGLDWKTSLQELTATEGLGVPEYLVTETGPDHEKTFTAAARVGGVSYGTGTGRSKKEAEQQAAESAWRSIRAAADERAKVTAAQPAVEAAEQPSADAPSASA
- the rpmF gene encoding 50S ribosomal protein L32 translates to MAVPKRKMSRSNTRHRRSQWKAAVPTLVACERCHEPKQQHIACPSCGTYNKRQVLEV
- a CDS encoding YceD family protein produces the protein MVLNARLDHRNPLVFDTHELGRRPGALQRLTRTVDAPKDFGIQGVIGVPEGAPVELDLRLESVMEGVLVTGTARAKAEGECVRCLEPLEQQLEADFQEMFSYPDADDRGRPAAEPADDAEEDEDRLFVEDGLIGLEPVLRDAVVLALPMQPVCQEDCPGLCSECGARLADDPDHHHDAVDIRWAALQGLAGSLGDGEKDEMSGAEPGVDEKQEK
- a CDS encoding ATP synthase F0 subunit B, whose translation is MDVQKKLDEITAMVSGARAMPMSASCVVNRAELLSKLEELRAELPGSLAQAQELIGDREQMVAQARQEADRIIESAQAERGSLISDTEVARRSQAEADRILAEARQEAEEVRAEADDYVDSKLANFEVVLTKTLGSVGRGREKLLGTGSGLDENGYEDEDAPERSHDPEVLRRDADAYVDTKLGAFEAVLAKTLDAVGRGRQKLHGRIATDDLGALADDMTTVQHSSDADYLAGLAGLSDAPAGQPHQPQYGEQQPAAAQVPAPAVPEMPAQQPAYGYAQQQPDPYADYQQTYDGGQDPYGYQQQTADPYAYQGYDAQQQAYDAGQGYAQPQQPQQPPQALDETSLFDTSMISAEQLRAYEQGRGL
- the coaD gene encoding pantetheine-phosphate adenylyltransferase; amino-acid sequence: MRRAVCPGSFDPITNGHLDIIARASSLYDEVYVAVMINQAKKGLFEIEERIDLIRQVTAEYGNVRVESFHGLLVDFCKHREIPAIVKGLRAVSDFDYELQMAQMNNGLSGVETLFIPTNPTYSFLSSSLVKEVATWGGDVSHLVPPLVLEALSERLRQD